One segment of Rhipicephalus microplus isolate Deutch F79 unplaced genomic scaffold, USDA_Rmic scaffold_196, whole genome shotgun sequence DNA contains the following:
- the LOC142791893 gene encoding histone H2A-like — protein sequence MSGRGKGGKAKGKSKTRSSRAGLQFPVGRIHRLLRKGNYAERVGAGAPVYLAAVLEYLAAEVLELAGNAARDNKKTRIIPRHLQLAIRNDEELNKLLSGVTIAQGGVLPNIQAVLLPKKTEKKA from the coding sequence atgtccggacgtggcaagggcggcaaggcgaaaggcaagagcaagacccgttctagccgcgcggggcttcagttccccgtgggccgtattcaccgcctcctacgcaagggaaactacgccgagcgcgtcggagctggcgctccggtctacctggctgccgtactcgagtacctggccgccgaggtgctcgagctggcgggcaacgccgctcgtgacaacaagaagacccggatcatcccccgtcacttgcagctcgccatccgcaacgacgaggagctgaacaaactgctttccggcgtcaccatcgcgcagggcggtgtgttgcccaacattcaagccgtgcttcttccaaagaagacggagaagaaggcgtaa